In a single window of the Raphanus sativus cultivar WK10039 chromosome 9, ASM80110v3, whole genome shotgun sequence genome:
- the LOC108823433 gene encoding beta-ureidopropionase, translating into MDKNISEDNGETVADGSICGYDSLHQLLSTNLKPELYQEVSRILVGSNCGRPLEKIVLPDSAKALSSKHDFDLQAVSFSADKEQMRKPRVVRLGLIQNSIALPTTDPFLDQTRGIYNKLKPIIEAAGVAGVNILCLQEAWTMPFAFCTREKKWCEFAEPVDGESTKFLQEFAKKYNMVIVNPILERDMDHGEVLWNTAVIIGNNGNIIGKHRKNHIPRVGDFNESTYYMEGDTGHPVFETVFGKIAVNICYGRHHPLNWLAFGLNGAEIVFNPSATVGELSEPMWPIEARNAAIANSYFVGSINRVGTEVFPNAFTSGDGKPQHNDFGHFYGSSHFSAPDASCTPSLSRYRDGLLVSDMDLNLCRQYKDKWGFRMTARYEVYADLLAKYLKPDFKPQVVSDPMFHKNSS; encoded by the exons ATGGATAAGAACATCTCAGAAGACAATGGAGAAACGGTTGCTGACGGATCTATTTGTGGATATGATTCGCTGCATCAACTCTTATCCACAAATCTGAAGCCTGAGCTCTATCAG GAGGTAAGCCGAATACTAGTTGGAAGCAACTGTGGTAGACCGCTTGAAAAGATTGTTTTGCCAGATTCTGCAAAAGCCCTCTCTTCAAAACATGATTTTGATCTCCAG GCTGTTAGCTTTTCAGCCGATAAAGAGCAAATGAGAAAGCCACGAGTGGTCAGACTTGGTCTCATTCAAAACTCAATTGCTCTTCCAACCACTGATCCGTTCCTGGACCAAACACGAGGAATATACAACAAGTTGAAACCGATCATCGAAGCAGCAGGTGTTGCTGGTGTTAACATACTCTGCTTACAG GAAGCTTGGACTATGCCGTTTGCGTTCTGTACAAGGGAGAAGAAATGGTGCGAGTTTGCAGAGCCTGTTGATGGCGAATCAACAAAGTTTCTTCAAGAATTTGCCAAGAAGTATAACATGGTGATTGTGAATCCTATCCTCGAAAGAGATATGGATCACGGTGAAGTACTTTGGAACACTGCTGTGATTATAGGGAACAATGGAAACATCATTGGTAAACATCGGAAG AACCACATACCAAGGGTAGGAGATTTCAACGAGAGCACGTATTACATGGAGGGAGACACTGGCCATCCTGTGTTTGAGACTGTGTTTGGGAAAATTGCAGTCAACATATGTTATGGAAGACACCATCCTCTAAACTGGTTAGCTTTTGGTCTAAATGGCGCTGAAATTGTCTTCAACCCTTCAGCTACTGTTGGTGAACTCAGTGAACCAATGTGGCCTATTGAG GCGAGAAACGCTGCGATAGCAAACAGTTACTTTGTGGGATCTATCAATCGAGTTGGAACAGAAGTGTTCCCTAATGCTTTCACCTCAGGAGATGGGAAACCGCAACACAATGACTTTGGTCATTTCTATGGATCAAGCCATTTCTCTGCACCGGATGCTTCTTGCACACCGTCTCTGTCACGTTACAGAGATGGGTTATTGGTCTCGGACATGGATCTTAATCTGTGTCGGCAGTACAAAGACAAATGGGGGTTTAGAATGACTGCAAGATATGAAGTCTATGCTGATCTTTTGGCTAAGTACTTGAAGCCAGACTTCAAGCCTCAAGTTGTCTCTGACCCAATGTTCCACAAGAACTcttcataa
- the LOC108824166 gene encoding uncharacterized protein C6C3.02c, translated as MGRRSSGGRSAPRPRPRAPAPQPVNRAPPPAPAQATSGGGGMFSGIGSTIAQGMAFGTGSAVAHRAVDSVMGPRTIQHETVESASASSAAPVGSNMFSSSCDIHAKAFQDCIGSYGSDISKCQFYMDMLSECKKNSGSSFGA; from the exons ATGGGTCGCCGTAGCTCCGGAG GAAGATCTGCACCTCGTCCTCGCCCACGTGCCCCAGCTCCTCAACCtg tAAACCGAGCGCCTCCTCCAGCTCCAGCTCAGGCCACCAGTGGTGGCGGTGGCATGTTCTCCGGCATTGGTTCCACCATAGCTCAGG GTATGGCTTTTGGAACCGGAAGTGCCGTTGCTCATAGGGCTGTTGATTCCGTCATGGGCCCACGTACCATTCAGCATGAAACTGTTGAGTCTGCCTCTGCTTCTTCTGCTGCTCCTGTCGGAAGCAACATGTTCTCCAGCTCCTGTGACATTCACGCTAAGGCTTTCCAAGAT TGCATCGGCAGCTATGGAAGCGATATTAGCAAGTGTCAGTTCTACATGGACATGCTGTCTGAGTGCAAGAAGAACTCCGGTTCCTCTTTTGGTGCCTGA
- the LOC108823717 gene encoding DNA repair protein XRCC2 homolog isoform X2 encodes MREHEAARDWIRSDETAKQMLSRVLGDRAFLLLPPLHRVPLRAGNVVEITGSSPTAKTQILIQAAIACILPKTWNGVHYGGLEKLVLFLDLDCRFDVMRLSDMLKHRLLEANRIGNGAWWQLEESSGVKNCRGAQDKSKSKSKIVYDEELYVSCMKRFLYLRCYDSLELLSSLKTLHYRIRLQEACGSQVGVLMIDSIGAFHWTDRLSSSLALDKNNRKSLSLTNVVETIVQEMKKLMRVHSLVVIATKATIYEEKYPTNENNRKLSSNNDKAQQPPFREFMPSSWQAFVTHKIFIRKSGDHHQSSGQQSLSAYSLEWLQPQLSSIDRFIVDDSGVVIVS; translated from the exons ATGAGAGAACACGAAGCAGCGCGAGACTGGATCCGCAGCGACGAAACCGCGAAGCAGATGCTATCAAGAGTCCTCGGAGACCGCGCCTTCCTACTTCTCCCGCCTCTCCACCGCGTGCCTCTGCGCGCAGGGAACGTAGTCGAGATCACCGGCTCGTCCCCGACCGCGAAAACTCAGATCCTGATCCAAGCCGCCATCGCTTGCATCCTCCCGAAGACGTGGAACGGCGTCCACTACGGAGGACTGGAGAAACTGGTCTTGTTCCTCGATCTGGATTGCAGATTCGACGTGATGCGTTTATCCGATATGCTCAAGCATCGTCTCCTCGAAGCTAACC GGATAGGGAATGGAGCATGGTGGCAACTTGAAGAGTCAAGTGGTGTTAAGAATTGCAGAGGTGCACAAGACAAGTCAAAGTCAAAGTCTAAGATTGTTTATGATGAGGAGTTGTATGTTTCGTGCATGAAGAGGTTCTTGTATCTTCGTTGCTATGATAGTCTCGAGCTTCTGTCCAGTCTCAAG ACATTGCATTATCGGATTAGACTGCAGGAAGCGTGTGGAAGCCAAGTCGGAGTGCTTATGATTGACAG CATTGGTGCTTTCCACTGGACTGATCGTCTATCATCATCATTGGCATTGGATAAAAATAACAG GAAGAGTCTCTCCCTTACGAATGTGGTGGAGACGATAGTGCAAGAGATGAAGAAGCTAATGCGGGTGCATTCTCTAGTAGTAATTGCCACTAAAGCTACAATCTACGAAGAAAAGTACCCAACAAATGAGAATAATCG GAAGCTCTCCTCTAACAATGATAAAGCTCAGCAGCCTCCATTTCGTGAATTCATGCCTTCTTCTTGGCAG GCATTTGTGACACATAAGATATTCATACGGAAGTCAG GTGATCATCATCAGTCTTCGGGACAACAAAGTTTGTCTGCATACTCACTTGAATGGTTACAACCGCAACTTAGTAGCATTGACCGTTTCATAGTAGACGAT TCTGGTGTTGTCATTGTCTCATGA
- the LOC108823717 gene encoding DNA repair protein XRCC2 homolog isoform X1, with the protein MREHEAARDWIRSDETAKQMLSRVLGDRAFLLLPPLHRVPLRAGNVVEITGSSPTAKTQILIQAAIACILPKTWNGVHYGGLEKLVLFLDLDCRFDVMRLSDMLKHRLLEANRIGNGAWWQLEESSGVKNCRGAQDKSKSKSKIVYDEELYVSCMKRFLYLRCYDSLELLSSLKTLHYRIRLQEACGSQVGVLMIDSIGAFHWTDRLSSSLALDKNNRKSLSLTNVVETIVQEMKKLMRVHSLVVIATKATIYEEKYPTNENNRKLSSNNDKAQQPPFREFMPSSWQAFVTHKIFIRKSGDHHQSSGQQSLSAYSLEWLQPQLSSIDRFIVDDVSKLDPFK; encoded by the exons ATGAGAGAACACGAAGCAGCGCGAGACTGGATCCGCAGCGACGAAACCGCGAAGCAGATGCTATCAAGAGTCCTCGGAGACCGCGCCTTCCTACTTCTCCCGCCTCTCCACCGCGTGCCTCTGCGCGCAGGGAACGTAGTCGAGATCACCGGCTCGTCCCCGACCGCGAAAACTCAGATCCTGATCCAAGCCGCCATCGCTTGCATCCTCCCGAAGACGTGGAACGGCGTCCACTACGGAGGACTGGAGAAACTGGTCTTGTTCCTCGATCTGGATTGCAGATTCGACGTGATGCGTTTATCCGATATGCTCAAGCATCGTCTCCTCGAAGCTAACC GGATAGGGAATGGAGCATGGTGGCAACTTGAAGAGTCAAGTGGTGTTAAGAATTGCAGAGGTGCACAAGACAAGTCAAAGTCAAAGTCTAAGATTGTTTATGATGAGGAGTTGTATGTTTCGTGCATGAAGAGGTTCTTGTATCTTCGTTGCTATGATAGTCTCGAGCTTCTGTCCAGTCTCAAG ACATTGCATTATCGGATTAGACTGCAGGAAGCGTGTGGAAGCCAAGTCGGAGTGCTTATGATTGACAG CATTGGTGCTTTCCACTGGACTGATCGTCTATCATCATCATTGGCATTGGATAAAAATAACAG GAAGAGTCTCTCCCTTACGAATGTGGTGGAGACGATAGTGCAAGAGATGAAGAAGCTAATGCGGGTGCATTCTCTAGTAGTAATTGCCACTAAAGCTACAATCTACGAAGAAAAGTACCCAACAAATGAGAATAATCG GAAGCTCTCCTCTAACAATGATAAAGCTCAGCAGCCTCCATTTCGTGAATTCATGCCTTCTTCTTGGCAG GCATTTGTGACACATAAGATATTCATACGGAAGTCAG GTGATCATCATCAGTCTTCGGGACAACAAAGTTTGTCTGCATACTCACTTGAATGGTTACAACCGCAACTTAGTAGCATTGACCGTTTCATAGTAGACGATGTTAGTAAACTCGACCCTTTCAAGTAG